CCCCCATTCCGCCAGACATTCATATGTCACGCATCTGACGGAAGACGGGGTGGACCGGCGTTTCATCCAGCAGCAGGTCGGCCACGAATGCGACAGCTCCACCGCCATCTACACCCACGTCAGCGACGACTTCATGAACACTGCCCTGAGCAAAGCGCTGGCTCCGGCACTCGCCGGTGTGTGACGAGGAGGGTTCTGCTGATGGCCGCCAAGCTCGACTACCACTGGCATCTGCGCAAGGTGATGGCAGACCGCGGGATGTTTTCCACGACCGACCTCATCCCGCCGCTGGCGGAGCGCGGCATCACCCTGTCGACGAGCCAGGTCTACCGGCTCGTCGTCGAACGGCCCGAACGGCTCAGCCTGAAGATCCTCATGGCCCTGCTCGACATCCTCGACTGCACCATGGACGACCTCATCGAGCCCGTCGCCGCGGCCGGCTCCGCAAGGAAGCCGAAGAAGGCGGCCTCCGGCGGAACGTCCGCAGCCGGGGGTATCGCCGGCCTGCGGCCCAAACGGGCCCGCATCAGCAACACCGATCGCTCGTGACGGCACCCGGCCGCCCGAACCAGGCCGTCTGCGACCCCGTCGGGCTGATGGTGGACCTCGTCACCGCGGTCGAGGATCACGTCGAGGTCGAACAGATTCGCGCCGTGGTCGTCAGTGTCGCGGGCGGCCGCGCGAAGGCACGGCGTCTGGCCACCGCGCTGGCCGAGCGACCGCGGTGCTGACCGACGGACGCTCCCCCGCCCCGAAGGCGGTCGGTGACCTGCTGATCGCCCTGAACAAGGCCGGAGCCACGGCGGTCGCCCTGCCCCGTTGCGCGAAGTGCGGCAAGCCGATGCAATACCTCCAACGCCTGGACCAGGACTGGTTCTGCGTGCTGTGCCATGGCCAACGTGAAGCATGCACATCCTGCGGAAACGTACGCCGGGTCTTCGCGCGCGACCGCTGCGGACAGCCCTACTGCACGTCCTGCCCAGATCCCGACGGCAGAGATCCCGTCGCAGTGATCCACACCGTGGTCACCGCGCTGGACGCCAACGCGGACCCGGAAGTGGTCGCTGAGGCGGTCCGTCAGGCGACGGCCAGGCCGTCCTCCCGCCGGAAGCTCGCCTGGGCGTTAGAGGACAATCCCCGCCTGCTCACAGGGCACGGCCACCTCACTCCGCTCCGCACGGTGCTGCCGTTGATCGAACACCTCGCACAAGCCGGGATCGCCGGGATCGTCCGCCCCACCTGCCCGCGCTGTCACCGAGCGGTCCGCATCGACAAGGCCATCGACGGACAGCGGCTCTGCCGCTCCTGCTTCGCCAAAGCCCACACAGCCGAGTGCTCCCGCTGCGGCGCCCTTCGTGAGCCCGCCACTCGCGACGCGCAGGGCCGGCCGCTGTGTCCGAACTGCCTGATCAACGACCCGGCGAATCTGGAGACCTGCACTGATTGCGGCGAACGCCGCAAGGTCCACACCCGCACCTCTGACGGACCCCTCTGCCGAAAATGCCGCCCCCTGCCGATCCTGACCTGCTTGATCTGCGACCGCACCACAGGCTGCACTCTCTCCCGGCTCACAGGATCCCCTCGCTGCCGGGCCTGCATGCAACGACGCTCACGATGCACCCGCTGCCACCGAGTCCGGCAGATCCACTCCGGCACCCTCGAACAGCCCCTCTGCGGCCCCTGCACCAACCCAACGGACGACCTCTGGCAGCCCTGCCCCGGCTGCGGATCCACCGAACGACTCAACGCATCGCGCCGCTGCCTCCGGTGTGTTCTCCACCGCCGGCTGGAGGAGCTGATACCCGCATCGAACAGCACCATCCCGGCCCAGCTACGCGTCCTACGCGAAGCACTGGCATCCGCCGAACGGCCGAAGTCAGCCCTTCAGTGGCTGGCGGTCAACACCGTCTCCACCGCCCTCAAAGACATCTCCGCGGGGCGGCGCGAACTCACTCACCAGGCACTCGACGAAATGCCGGCCGGCAAAGCGCTGGACCATTTCCGCAGCGTCCTGGTCGCCACCGGCGCCCTGCCGGCCCGGGACGAACATCTGGCCCGCCTCGAACAGCTCGTGACCGAGCTGATTGCCGCACATCCAGATCACGAAGTACGCCAGATCCTGCACCGCTACGCGATCTGGCACCTCCTGCGCCGGCTCCGCCGCCGCACTAAGGACACCGAGACCACACACCAGCAGCTGATCACGGTCCGCAGCCATCTGCGAGCCGCCGCCGGATTCCTCGACTGGCTCGCCGCCCAGCAACTGACCCTGGCCACCTGCCGCCAAGCGGACCTGGAGCGATGGCTCACCAGTGATCACGCCAGCCTCCGGGACACGACAGGTCACTTCATCCGCTGGGCTGTCAAACACAAGGCAGCCCAGCGCCTCAGCTTCCCGGCAGTGCGATGGGCCGGCCCCTCGCGGCCTCTCGACGGCGAATCACGCTGGTCCATCGCCCGCCGCCTGCTGCACGACGACGCACTCGCACCCGAAGACCGCCTGGCCGGGCTGTTTTTGCTCCTCTATGCCCAGACACCCGCCACGATCAGCCGCCTCACCATCGACCGGATCCGACAGGCCGATGGAGCGGTGACCATCGGCTTCGGCAGCGTCCCCATCGCCCTGCCTGACCCGCTCGCCAACCTCGCCACTCAGCAAGTTGCTCTCCGCCGCGGACACCCTGTCCTCGTCCCGACCCCCTCGGTCTGGCTCTTCCCGGGGCGCCAACCCGGCCGCCCCATCAGCACATCGGCGATGGGCGACCGACTCCGGAAGCTCGGCATCGGCCCAGCCGAGACGCGATCAACCGCTCTCTTCCAACTGGCCGCCGACCTGCCCGCTGCTGTCCTCGCCCGCACGCTCGGGATCCACATCAGCGTGGCCGTCCAATGGCAGCGAGCCGCCGCCGGTGACTGGGCCTCCTACGCCGCCGAGGTCGGCCGCAGACAGAGCACATGAGCCAGGCATTCCGACAGTTCCAATAACCGACTCCACCATCAGGCACCAGCGCGTCCGGCTTCCGGGCAGAGGTGGAGAGTGAGCAGGCCCTGAGCCGCGGAGAGTTCTACGCGGAGAAGATCGAGGCCCACGAGCACACCGGCTTCAAGGGGCCCTCGGCGGAGGAAGCAGCCAGTCGGCTTCAGGACTTCGGTGAACGCGCCCAGTTCCAGGGGCAGTTGGCACTCGACAAGAACCGACTCAAGCGGATCATGAAACGCAACGATCCAGCGGTCTATCCCGGCACCTACATCACCTGCGTCCACGACCCTGCCAAGGCACTCTGCGAGAAGGCCCGGCGAGGCCGCGGCGAAGGACTTCCCGAGCACGGCGGCTGCCTGCCGCTGGCCTGCCGGAACGTCGCGCTGACCATCGAGAACACGCAGGCATGGCAGCGCGAGCTCGCGTGGATCGAGCGTCGCCTCGCAGGCCGGCCGCTGCTGCCCCCACTGCTGCTTCACCGGCTCAACGGACGCCGGGCCGAGATCACGGATTTCCTGGGCAGCAACGGAATCCCGGTGATCAGCCCATGACGGACATGCACCAGGGAGTTCCCGACGCCCTCGTCCGCAAGCGCATGGAGGAGATGCTGGCCGCCTGCCACGACTCCAACCGCCGACCGAGCGTCCTCGCATTCGCCCGCAGCCTGGGCATCAGCAACACGACCTTCCGCCGCCGCTACCCCGACCTCGTCCAGGAAATCACCGCCCGCCGAACGGCCCCCTCCGCAGAGCAAGTACAGGAACCATCCCCCCTGGACACACTGACCGCCCGCAACGCGAAACTCCGGCGCCGCAACCGAGAGCTCACCGCTGCCCTCGCCCTCGCCACTGCCCAGATCCAGTACGTCACCCTCGAAAACGTCCGCTTCCGAGAGGCACTCGAAGTCCAGCAAGCAGTCACTCGCCTCCGCTGACGCCCATGGCGCTCAGGATTCGTAAGGCGAGCGGCCGTCGTGATAGCCAGCTATGGCAGCCCAGCGCAGCCAGTACCGGCCGTCCTGTGTGTGTCCGCGCGCCAAAAGGCGTCTCCCCAGCTCCAGTTGGGCGTGATGATCACCGCTGGCGGGATCGTCGGGCCGCGCGCGCCGCAGGAGGGCGATGTCCCGGGGATACGCCTGCTCCCACTGCTGCTGGGCGGATTGGGGCACGGTGGCAGTTTCCTGGTACTCACGCTGTCGTTGGTCCTGTTCCCAGCGCGCGTTCTCCGCGTTCCAGCGTGGTCCCGACCGCCGCGGCCATCCCAGCGTCCGTGGCCGCCGCCGCTGTGCACGAACCGTGCGGCGCGCCTCCTCCAGATGACGCAGCCTTCGGCTGGGGAGAAAGGGCCTGAAGGGGTGCTGGGCGGCGACCAGGACACAGGCCCGGTAAGAGGATTGAGGACCGACGGCGAAGGGGGTGACGGGGGCGTCGGCCTTGTCCTGGGCCGACCGTGTCTGGTGCTCGTAGAGAGTCAGCAGAACGGCTCGGCGTACCACCAGAGGCCGGTAGGGCGGGTCCCAGGGAAACACCCGCAAGGTGTCGAGGACCAGCGTCGCTTCATGCGTGATGACGGCGTGCAGGTCGTCGTACGCCTTCCTGAACGCGTAGGATGGATACCTTCGATGCCAGCGGCGCACCCTCCGGTGACACCAGACCTTCCACACCTTCACGCATCCCCCGGCACCTTCGTCGGCTGTCCGTGAGGCCATGGTGGCAGACCGGCCCGGGACCGCTCCCGAAGTGTCAGCGCCGCGCGGCGCGCTTGCGAACACCTGACGCACAAGGACGCGCACGATCAGTCAGGGGCGACCTGAGTGCCCCAGCCGCCTCCACCCGCTCCAACGCCCCCAGTTCGGCGAGCTGCTGGCGTACGCGCGGCCGGGCGACACCGTGCACATCTCCGAGATGCTCCGCCTCGTACGCGGCACCGGGCAGATCCTCGACGTTCTCGACATCCTTCACCGCGACCGCCTCGCCCTGCGCATCCACGACGGCGCGTTCTCCGCGATGGACCTCACCGCCCGCCACCCGCGCACCGGCGAGCTGCTGTCCACCGTGAAGTTCATGGTGCAGACCCTCGCCGCCGCCGGCGAACTCCAGCGAGACCTCCAGCGGGAACTGACCTTCGACGGACTACGGGCCGCCGAGGCCAAGGGCAACAAGGGCGGACGCCGACCGGCTGTCACGGGCGAGACGACCGCCGACGTGCGCGCCGCATACCTCGACGGCCGGTCCATCGCCGCCCTGGCCCGCGAGCACAGCGTCAGCCGCGGCGCCGTCCGCACCGCCGTCGCTGACCTCATGCCCGAGCACTTCGCAGCCGACGAAGATATGACGGCCCCTGAGCTGCCCGTCTCCCTCGACATGCCCGGCAAAGTCGCCAACTTCCTCCGCGCCACCGAGTTGGAGCCCACCGAGCGCGCCGCGCTCGACCACGGCGTGATCGTACGACGCGGCCAGGGCTACACCCTCCGTGTCAGCACCACGACCGCGGTCCACCGGGCCCTCGACGGCACCTCGGCCATCCCGGCACAGCGCAAGGCCCGCCGCGAGTACGCGAACCGCGTCAACCTGCATGCTCCCGCTACGGACCTCGGCAGTCAGTCACGTTCTGCTACATGACGGGTGGCGGCAGCTATACGAGAACACGGCCACCTCCGCCAGGCCGGCTCCGGCAGCTGAGGCGGGCCCGGTCAACGGTCAGACACCAACCCCGTCCACAACATGGGCATCCACGTCGGCGGCATGGTGCTGACCCGCCAGCCGCTGGGAGAGGTGATGCCTGTAGGGTCCGCGACTTCATGCGCACTGCGTCCTGCGGAAACGCTGTAATCCGGGCTTGATGCGCAATGGGCGCGTCGGCTGGGGATGCGCAATCCGCTCCGGATGGCATTGTGCGGTGGTCACGGTGCGTCGTCGTGCCTCAGCTGGTGTGCTCCGCGGCCGACGCTTTCCTGGGCCCAGTCAGACGGACGGGTGAATGCTGGCGAGAGGTTCTGTAGTGGTTCAAGTACGCATGCTGGTCTTCGTCGAGTGAGGGTTTGTCCTCGCTCTCGACTGCCTCGCTGATGCGGTTCTCGATCCAGAAGCGGTAGGCCCACTCCTCGAAGGTTGGAGCGCAGTACTGGAGAGCCTCCATCTGCTCGTCCAAGTCGTCGATGTCACTGTTCCCGTTGAACTCGCCGCCGCTGTCGTGGGCTTCGTACTCATACTCGTACTCCAGGTGGGAGTGCACCACGAAGGCCGAGCTGCCGGGACGCAGGTAGAAGTACCAAAGGACGCAGTCCTGTTGGTCGCGGAAGAAGCGGACAAGGAACGCGCCGGGCTCGACCGGACTGGGTATTGGCTTGGAAAGGCTGCTCCAGCAGCAAGTCAGCGACTGGTCGCTCAGGATGTCTGGAAGGTTCGCCGAAGTGAAGTAGGTGATGAAGTCCTGGGGGAGCGAAAGCCTCTTCCGGTCCAGCTCCTCCGTCACTGTTCGAAGTTCGGTGACGCGGTCCACAGAGGTCCCGGTACGCGCCC
The nucleotide sequence above comes from Streptomyces sp. NL15-2K. Encoded proteins:
- a CDS encoding recombinase family protein, encoding MSQGRPECPSRLHPLQRPQFGELLAYARPGDTVHISEMLRLVRGTGQILDVLDILHRDRLALRIHDGAFSAMDLTARHPRTGELLSTVKFMVQTLAAAGELQRDLQRELTFDGLRAAEAKGNKGGRRPAVTGETTADVRAAYLDGRSIAALAREHSVSRGAVRTAVADLMPEHFAADEDMTAPELPVSLDMPGKVANFLRATELEPTERAALDHGVIVRRGQGYTLRVSTTTAVHRALDGTSAIPAQRKARREYANRVNLHAPATDLGSQSRSAT
- a CDS encoding site-specific integrase, coding for MLTDGRSPAPKAVGDLLIALNKAGATAVALPRCAKCGKPMQYLQRLDQDWFCVLCHGQREACTSCGNVRRVFARDRCGQPYCTSCPDPDGRDPVAVIHTVVTALDANADPEVVAEAVRQATARPSSRRKLAWALEDNPRLLTGHGHLTPLRTVLPLIEHLAQAGIAGIVRPTCPRCHRAVRIDKAIDGQRLCRSCFAKAHTAECSRCGALREPATRDAQGRPLCPNCLINDPANLETCTDCGERRKVHTRTSDGPLCRKCRPLPILTCLICDRTTGCTLSRLTGSPRCRACMQRRSRCTRCHRVRQIHSGTLEQPLCGPCTNPTDDLWQPCPGCGSTERLNASRRCLRCVLHRRLEELIPASNSTIPAQLRVLREALASAERPKSALQWLAVNTVSTALKDISAGRRELTHQALDEMPAGKALDHFRSVLVATGALPARDEHLARLEQLVTELIAAHPDHEVRQILHRYAIWHLLRRLRRRTKDTETTHQQLITVRSHLRAAAGFLDWLAAQQLTLATCRQADLERWLTSDHASLRDTTGHFIRWAVKHKAAQRLSFPAVRWAGPSRPLDGESRWSIARRLLHDDALAPEDRLAGLFLLLYAQTPATISRLTIDRIRQADGAVTIGFGSVPIALPDPLANLATQQVALRRGHPVLVPTPSVWLFPGRQPGRPISTSAMGDRLRKLGIGPAETRSTALFQLAADLPAAVLARTLGIHISVAVQWQRAAAGDWASYAAEVGRRQST
- a CDS encoding helix-turn-helix transcriptional regulator; this encodes MAAKLDYHWHLRKVMADRGMFSTTDLIPPLAERGITLSTSQVYRLVVERPERLSLKILMALLDILDCTMDDLIEPVAAAGSARKPKKAASGGTSAAGGIAGLRPKRARISNTDRS